One stretch of Microbacterium terrae DNA includes these proteins:
- the rpmF gene encoding 50S ribosomal protein L32: protein MAGNPPKRKVSRSNTRSRRAQWKAEPTTLVKTVENGKTVYSRPHQAKVVTDSQGTELFLEYKGRKVADV from the coding sequence ATGGCAGGTAACCCCCCCAAGCGGAAGGTCTCCCGTTCGAACACCCGCTCGCGCCGCGCGCAGTGGAAGGCGGAGCCCACCACTCTGGTGAAGACCGTCGAGAACGGCAAGACCGTCTACAGCCGTCCGCACCAGGCGAAGGTCGTCACCGACTCGCAGGGCACCGAGCTGTTCCTCGAGTACAAGGGCCGCAAGGTCGCTGACGTCTGA